One Defluviitoga tunisiensis genomic window carries:
- a CDS encoding glycoside hydrolase family 127 protein — protein sequence MTRAKIINFLDSSKNKITPFSIDSVEISGFMGEYLKTMLEDTIPSQYKILEDSGTLDNFRIASGKKEGSFRGMVFSDSDVYKWLEAASYALLFIDNDDKQLKEKIDNTIQEIRDAQDKDGYINTYFTFEKKKERWSDLATKHELYCAGHLIQAAIAHKRITGEDTLFNVAIKFADLIANTFGLDKKRGAPGHPEIEMALVELYRETNNQKYLDLAKYFLEERGNGYASTYKFFNPEYYIDHKPFKGLEEMTGHAVRMLYLCNGATDIYLETGDEELFSTLEKLWNNLVTKKMYVTGGAGSRYDGESFGEEYELPNRRAYTETCAAIALFMWNYRMLLVTGDAKYADLMELVLYNGLLSGISIDGRHYFYVNPLEDRGRHRRQQWYECACCPPNIARTLTSFSGYMYATSKDGIYINLYEKSEANLEFGGKKVVITQETDYPWDGKIRVNISTKGDNTFKVFLRKPSWVDSYEIVVDGEKISKNTEKGFIEIHKNWMGTHEIELDFPITINYLESHPFVRENLEKVAIKRGPLVYCAEQADNKDGDVWNYIIDVNGDFEQENFEIGSKKILKLKTKGYVKDLKDWKGKLYKQLKNREMNTKEINMTLVPYFSWANREEGPMNVWLRK from the coding sequence ATGACTAGAGCAAAAATAATAAACTTTTTAGATTCATCGAAAAACAAGATAACACCATTTTCTATTGATTCTGTGGAGATAAGTGGTTTCATGGGAGAATATTTAAAAACAATGTTAGAAGATACTATCCCTAGCCAATATAAAATTTTAGAAGACTCGGGAACTTTAGATAATTTCAGAATAGCTTCTGGAAAAAAAGAGGGTTCATTTAGAGGAATGGTCTTTAGTGATTCTGATGTATACAAATGGTTGGAAGCAGCTTCTTATGCTTTACTGTTTATAGATAATGACGATAAACAATTAAAAGAAAAAATAGATAATACGATTCAAGAAATCAGAGATGCTCAAGACAAAGATGGATACATAAATACTTACTTTACTTTTGAGAAAAAGAAAGAAAGGTGGAGTGATTTAGCAACAAAACACGAGTTATATTGTGCAGGTCATTTAATACAGGCAGCTATTGCTCATAAAAGGATAACTGGAGAAGACACTCTTTTTAATGTAGCAATTAAATTTGCTGATTTAATTGCAAACACCTTTGGTCTAGATAAAAAAAGAGGGGCACCTGGACATCCAGAAATTGAAATGGCGTTAGTTGAGTTATACCGTGAAACAAACAATCAAAAATATTTAGATCTTGCTAAATATTTCTTAGAAGAGCGAGGAAATGGATATGCAAGCACCTACAAATTCTTCAATCCAGAATATTATATAGATCATAAGCCTTTCAAAGGATTAGAAGAGATGACAGGTCATGCTGTAAGAATGTTGTACCTTTGTAATGGAGCAACGGATATTTATTTGGAAACAGGTGACGAAGAGTTATTTTCTACTTTAGAAAAACTTTGGAATAATCTAGTTACCAAAAAAATGTATGTGACAGGTGGTGCAGGATCACGATATGACGGGGAATCATTTGGAGAAGAATATGAACTTCCAAATAGAAGAGCATATACTGAAACTTGTGCTGCAATAGCTTTATTTATGTGGAACTATAGAATGCTTTTAGTAACGGGTGATGCCAAATATGCTGATTTAATGGAATTAGTGTTATATAATGGATTGTTATCTGGGATTTCTATAGATGGTAGACATTATTTTTATGTAAATCCTCTAGAAGATAGAGGAAGGCATAGAAGACAGCAATGGTATGAATGTGCATGTTGTCCACCTAACATTGCAAGAACTCTAACCTCTTTTTCTGGATACATGTATGCAACATCTAAGGATGGAATTTACATTAATCTGTACGAAAAGAGCGAAGCTAATTTGGAGTTTGGTGGAAAGAAAGTTGTAATAACTCAAGAAACAGACTACCCTTGGGATGGAAAGATAAGAGTAAACATCTCAACAAAAGGAGATAATACTTTCAAGGTATTTCTAAGAAAACCTTCATGGGTAGATAGTTATGAAATAGTAGTTGATGGAGAGAAGATCTCTAAAAATACCGAAAAAGGTTTTATTGAAATTCATAAAAATTGGATGGGTACACATGAAATTGAATTAGATTTTCCAATAACCATAAATTATTTAGAAAGTCATCCTTTTGTAAGGGAAAATCTTGAAAAAGTAGCAATAAAAAGAGGACCTTTGGTATATTGCGCAGAACAAGCAGATAATAAAGATGGCGACGTATGGAACTATATAATCGACGTTAACGGGGATTTTGAGCAGGAAAATTTTGAAATAGGATCAAAAAAAATACTTAAATTAAAGACCAAAGGATACGTTAAAGATTTAAAGGATTGGAAAGGAAAGTTGTATAAACAGTTAAAGAATAGAGAAATGAATACAAAAGAAATTAATATGACTCTAGTTCCATATTTCTCTTGGGCAAACAGGGAAGAAGGACCTATGAATGTTTGGTTGAGAAAATAG
- a CDS encoding carbohydrate ABC transporter permease: MLKKIFIVAIIILITVLYFFPIYWMISSSLKHSSEFRSYPPTFIPRQLTLENIKTAINDGVIKNIANSLIIAISSTIIVILASSLAGYAIARMHSKLVTIILLFFLISQMLPQIVVATPLYLFFNDLGLLNTYLSVILANATFAIPFATIILRTTFLQIPMELEEAARIDGCNKFQSFLKITWPLSSSGLTIVGVISFVWGYGDFIFASTFLQNQEKYPATVGLYNYLSAQIQDWSKVMAFSTLAIIPIVILFIFLQKYIVQGMTAGAIK; this comes from the coding sequence ATGCTTAAAAAAATTTTTATTGTTGCGATAATTATTTTGATAACAGTATTGTATTTTTTTCCTATTTATTGGATGATTTCCTCATCATTAAAACATAGCTCTGAATTTCGCTCTTATCCGCCCACTTTTATACCTAGGCAATTAACTCTGGAAAATATAAAAACTGCAATTAATGATGGAGTAATTAAGAATATAGCAAACAGCTTAATTATAGCTATTTCAAGCACAATTATAGTAATATTAGCATCTTCTTTAGCTGGATATGCAATTGCAAGAATGCATTCTAAATTGGTTACTATTATATTACTTTTTTTCTTGATATCTCAAATGCTTCCTCAAATCGTTGTAGCAACTCCTTTGTACCTTTTTTTTAATGATTTAGGCTTATTAAATACATATCTCTCAGTAATCTTGGCGAATGCAACTTTTGCAATACCTTTTGCTACTATTATATTAAGAACAACTTTTTTGCAAATTCCTATGGAGCTTGAAGAGGCTGCGCGAATAGACGGTTGTAATAAATTTCAATCATTTCTTAAAATAACATGGCCTTTATCTAGTAGTGGTTTAACAATTGTTGGAGTTATTAGTTTTGTTTGGGGATACGGGGACTTTATTTTTGCTAGTACTTTTCTACAAAATCAAGAAAAATATCCCGCTACAGTTGGTCTATATAATTATTTAAGCGCTCAGATTCAAGATTGGAGTAAAGTTATGGCTTTTTCAACTTTAGCTATTATACCTATCGTGATATTATTTATTTTTTTGCAAAAATATATTGTTCAAGGAATGACAGCTGGAGCAATTAAATGA
- a CDS encoding carbohydrate ABC transporter permease codes for MNKYKIKKWYKNEGYLLFFLIPALFFLCVFAIYPIVYNIIISFQNFNLFTINLPSKAFIGFKNYKDVLHSSDFLLVLFNTIVFTAASVFFQFIIGFIFALILTRKDIPSKLNNFCRSFIFLGWVLPDIVVATTWKWLLSTQGGAINYILMEFNFIRNPISWLSDPNYALLGIIIANIWYGIPFNMMLLIGGLSGLPSDIYEAARIDGANKIKQFYHITLPLLKPTIFATLILGTIFTLKVFGLIITMTGGGPVNASNILSVWSYQMSLKFFEFGQGAAISNILLFIMLIISIFYIKVTSKEESYA; via the coding sequence ATGAATAAGTATAAAATAAAAAAATGGTATAAAAATGAGGGTTATTTACTATTTTTTTTAATTCCTGCACTTTTCTTTTTATGTGTTTTTGCAATTTACCCTATTGTTTATAATATAATTATAAGTTTTCAAAATTTTAATTTATTTACTATAAATTTACCAAGTAAAGCTTTTATAGGATTCAAAAATTATAAAGATGTTCTTCATTCTTCGGATTTCTTGCTTGTATTATTTAATACGATTGTTTTCACTGCCGCTAGTGTTTTTTTTCAGTTTATAATCGGTTTTATTTTTGCTTTGATTTTAACAAGGAAAGATATTCCTTCAAAATTAAATAATTTTTGTAGAAGTTTTATTTTTTTAGGATGGGTTCTACCGGATATCGTTGTTGCAACAACTTGGAAATGGCTCTTGTCAACACAAGGTGGTGCAATAAATTATATATTGATGGAATTCAACTTTATTAGAAATCCGATTTCTTGGCTCAGCGATCCAAACTACGCATTATTAGGGATTATCATAGCTAATATTTGGTACGGAATTCCTTTTAATATGATGTTACTAATTGGGGGATTAAGTGGACTTCCATCTGATATATATGAAGCAGCTAGAATAGATGGAGCTAATAAAATAAAGCAATTTTATCATATAACATTACCTCTACTAAAACCTACTATTTTTGCTACTTTAATTTTAGGAACTATTTTTACTCTTAAAGTTTTTGGACTAATAATAACTATGACAGGAGGAGGACCAGTTAATGCCTCAAACATTCTTTCTGTTTGGTCTTATCAAATGTCTTTAAAATTTTTTGAATTTGGTCAAGGGGCTGCAATTTCTAATATTTTACTTTTTATTATGTTGATTATATCAATATTTTATATAAAAGTAACAAGCAAGGAGGAAAGTTATGCTTAA
- a CDS encoding ABC transporter substrate-binding protein, whose amino-acid sequence MFFGKKRNFRRVTKAFSLIVLFIFCSYILLGETVTLEIWGYFTQGVHGIYDTVERWNNTHGDVKVKYTYIPYENLNPQITRAVLSGNVPDIVYVEIASHASFASMGAFEDITSKVKSEEVVEKTNQIFEGPLASVTFNNKIYGLPDNSNTLVLFYNKDMFKRAGLDPNNPPATWEELEIAASKISALGKEIYGMIFTAFKSEEGTFQILPFIQMAGADYDSLDTPEAAEAIKFLTNFIKNGWAPSDVLNITQTESFDFFTAQRVGMALNGPWMFDALNDVNFDWGITLLPVNNKKNIRASALGGENVAIMAGSDHKEESWEFLKWLYYDDNNYVQHLKDGNRLPSRGGLMEFNPEWQNFPMNVVLEQLEFAKARGPHPQWPQISNYIQIAFQKAFSGQASPEQALKEAANNIKKLL is encoded by the coding sequence ATGTTTTTTGGTAAAAAGAGAAACTTTAGAAGAGTTACAAAAGCTTTTTCATTGATTGTTTTATTCATATTTTGTTCATACATTTTATTAGGAGAAACGGTAACTTTGGAAATATGGGGATATTTTACTCAAGGAGTACATGGTATATATGATACTGTTGAACGGTGGAACAATACACATGGAGATGTTAAAGTTAAATATACCTATATTCCCTACGAGAATTTAAATCCCCAAATTACTCGAGCTGTTTTATCAGGTAATGTACCAGATATAGTATATGTTGAAATAGCTAGTCACGCCTCTTTTGCCAGTATGGGAGCTTTTGAGGATATTACTTCAAAAGTTAAAAGTGAAGAGGTTGTAGAAAAAACTAATCAAATATTTGAAGGCCCTTTAGCTTCCGTTACATTCAATAATAAAATTTATGGTTTGCCTGATAATAGTAATACGCTTGTATTATTTTATAATAAAGACATGTTTAAAAGAGCGGGATTAGATCCTAATAATCCCCCAGCCACCTGGGAAGAATTGGAAATAGCAGCAAGTAAAATTAGTGCTTTGGGTAAAGAAATTTATGGGATGATATTTACTGCTTTCAAGAGTGAAGAAGGTACATTTCAAATACTTCCTTTTATACAAATGGCTGGAGCAGATTATGATTCCTTAGATACTCCTGAAGCAGCAGAGGCGATAAAATTTCTTACCAATTTTATAAAAAACGGATGGGCTCCTTCTGATGTTTTAAATATTACACAAACTGAATCTTTTGATTTCTTTACAGCACAAAGAGTAGGTATGGCTTTAAATGGCCCATGGATGTTTGATGCGTTAAATGATGTAAACTTCGATTGGGGAATTACTTTATTACCTGTGAACAACAAAAAAAATATTCGTGCTTCTGCATTAGGCGGAGAAAATGTTGCAATAATGGCCGGAAGTGACCATAAAGAAGAATCATGGGAATTTTTGAAATGGCTATATTACGATGATAATAACTATGTACAGCATCTCAAAGATGGCAATAGATTACCCAGCAGAGGGGGTTTAATGGAGTTTAATCCAGAATGGCAAAATTTTCCGATGAATGTTGTTCTTGAGCAATTAGAATTTGCAAAAGCTAGAGGTCCTCACCCTCAATGGCCACAGATTTCAAATTATATTCAAATAGCTTTTCAAAAAGCTTTTTCTGGTCAAGCATCACCAGAACAAGCTTTGAAAGAAGCTGCCAATAATATAAAAAAATTACTTTAA